In Haloplanus rubicundus, one DNA window encodes the following:
- a CDS encoding protein-tyrosine phosphatase family protein produces the protein MYNFAPAAEDERIVFGACRPNHPRRAPPDSSVDDWVRYMQERDVERVCCLLDETHLSEYDDLLDTYAAAFGEDRVTHASIEDFSVVDRRTLHETILPFLDASNAASERVVVHCSAGSGRTGHVLALWLAHDRGCSIEDAVAEVRRMGRRPLEAASRADLRALL, from the coding sequence ATGTACAATTTCGCTCCGGCGGCCGAGGACGAACGGATCGTCTTCGGCGCTTGTCGTCCGAATCATCCACGACGAGCGCCACCCGACAGTTCGGTCGACGATTGGGTGCGATATATGCAGGAACGAGACGTCGAACGCGTCTGCTGTCTGCTCGACGAGACACATCTGAGCGAGTACGACGACCTCCTCGACACCTACGCGGCGGCGTTCGGTGAGGATCGCGTGACGCACGCGTCGATCGAGGATTTCAGCGTCGTCGATCGACGGACGCTCCACGAGACGATCCTGCCGTTTCTCGACGCGTCGAACGCCGCCTCGGAACGAGTCGTCGTCCACTGTTCGGCGGGCTCGGGCCGAACGGGACACGTACTGGCGCTCTGGCTGGCACACGATCGAGGCTGTAGCATCGAGGACGCCGTCGCCGAAGTACGTCGAATGGGACGTCGACCGCTCGAGGCCGCGAGTAGGGCAGACTTGCGCGCGTTGCTGTAA
- a CDS encoding ATP-dependent helicase yields MSDDSDEYPSWFPVPEEDVSPEPQQRAIIDSDAYPMRVLAGAGTGKTFTMVRKIEHLIDEEDVSPDRILALTFTNNAADSMREKLNAKLGTAGYDIGAYTYHSICNEILTDYAYEAGIDPDFEVATDAEKYAIVLDVLDEIEYRSVKPNVYGSDGYASGAASKLLNFIGSMKRSGITPDDIDAFLGTADRVYELADLPERAEAIASDHLGGRSVSSVLGSLPDARADLVAERDALGTDGIEASVRDFLDRLVDLCDELEAAFEAHEAGDRELPENAYKLPKYLLGGYASGAPTGIPDDLDLELTEHLDSFLSDCLTARDLTAGYAAYERELDERNLIDFDGLVVETAALMDSPVGEEIADRWDYVFCDEFQDTDRLQFDLVTSLVTDDNLFVVGDDDQAIYEWRGAHVANITDELDRAFAALTDEPLEENFRSRQPILDLANEAIQKLDHRQRHKTLKRVDEPEYDGDTVATVELPDEDDEDGATQLRTVVQNLLSGGAANLDEAYDPGDIALLVRKNDHATPVIEEFEDAGIPYQVAGDLATESVGVGTVTAYLKALARPEDEVSWNRVLLMRYRLCDADLRTLNAGDDPLVDTLRETPLDEFGEPDRVAEARKHVTELLGIRDSASLSHLYRELTDITNIEWYLSEQERRDLAQLEDVIEQYGDSAVQPPLTPEFIDSLEHYDSLFDESGSTPTSQPDVADDAVNVMTIHKSKGLDFPVVLIPQVTADEWAPSSRTYDALETGLSDGPEAAFAEDFVTRDARETRRVFHVGITRAEDILVLQGGREEADPDETHPMVEAVDDILPSQTPWGPERGNLPIWTDVQACLPDEAVDWSDTLASETVGDIGGTIRHDGDELSLEVARDRLLNLARASIDGDLTTDGERSTLQVESLTGPSAPYPSISHSYTSLTAYEECPRSHYLEYVVNAFPDYRRSTSDDGDGVSQRDIGVLFHDTAEQAANQSIRDRDVWYEICERLASQRRAEDALPAANACIGRYFELALSDYEIVDAEREFELDLDGHELVGYIDAVYRLPDGELLVIDYKATERYRNLQEDKQLPIYLLACRDLYDEPVSRAGYAYVGDVGPNVETRSFDESELRAVEDDVVSKMNRISNSSFGEYHDGEHCQWCRHNQLPCSPASLRSD; encoded by the coding sequence ATGAGCGACGACAGTGACGAGTACCCGTCGTGGTTCCCGGTTCCAGAGGAAGATGTGTCGCCGGAGCCCCAGCAGCGGGCGATTATCGACTCCGACGCGTACCCGATGCGGGTGCTCGCTGGGGCGGGGACGGGGAAGACGTTCACGATGGTGCGGAAGATCGAGCACCTCATCGACGAGGAAGACGTGTCTCCGGACCGGATTCTCGCGTTGACATTCACGAACAACGCTGCGGACTCGATGCGTGAAAAACTCAACGCGAAACTCGGCACGGCCGGGTACGACATCGGCGCGTACACGTATCACTCGATCTGCAACGAGATCCTCACCGACTACGCGTACGAAGCCGGGATCGATCCGGACTTCGAGGTCGCCACGGACGCCGAGAAGTACGCCATCGTGCTGGACGTCCTGGACGAGATCGAGTACCGGTCGGTCAAACCCAACGTGTACGGGAGCGACGGGTACGCGTCAGGGGCCGCGTCGAAGCTGCTCAACTTCATCGGGTCGATGAAACGCAGCGGCATCACGCCCGACGACATCGACGCCTTCCTCGGGACTGCCGACCGTGTCTACGAACTCGCCGACCTTCCGGAGCGCGCCGAGGCTATTGCCAGCGACCACCTGGGCGGCCGGTCCGTGTCGAGCGTGCTTGGCTCGCTTCCAGACGCACGCGCTGACCTCGTCGCTGAACGCGACGCGCTCGGGACGGACGGTATCGAAGCCAGCGTCCGCGACTTCCTCGACCGCCTCGTGGATCTCTGCGACGAGCTGGAAGCAGCGTTCGAAGCCCACGAGGCAGGCGACCGGGAGTTACCGGAAAACGCGTACAAGCTCCCGAAATACCTGCTCGGTGGATACGCGAGCGGTGCGCCGACAGGTATCCCGGACGATCTCGACCTCGAACTCACGGAGCACCTCGACTCGTTCCTCTCGGACTGCCTCACGGCCCGAGACCTGACCGCGGGCTATGCGGCCTACGAGCGCGAGCTAGATGAGCGGAATCTCATCGACTTCGACGGCCTCGTCGTGGAAACGGCTGCACTGATGGATTCGCCGGTCGGCGAAGAAATCGCAGACCGATGGGACTACGTGTTCTGTGACGAGTTCCAGGATACCGACCGACTTCAGTTCGACCTCGTCACGTCACTCGTCACCGACGACAACCTATTCGTCGTCGGCGACGACGACCAGGCGATCTACGAGTGGCGCGGGGCGCACGTCGCCAACATCACCGACGAACTTGACCGGGCGTTCGCGGCGCTCACCGACGAACCGTTAGAAGAGAACTTCCGATCCCGGCAGCCAATCCTCGACCTGGCGAACGAAGCGATACAGAAGCTCGATCACCGACAACGACACAAGACACTGAAACGCGTCGACGAACCCGAGTACGACGGGGACACTGTCGCTACCGTCGAGCTCCCGGACGAGGATGACGAGGACGGCGCGACCCAACTTCGCACCGTCGTTCAGAATTTACTGAGTGGTGGAGCGGCGAACCTCGACGAGGCGTACGACCCGGGCGACATCGCCCTGCTTGTCCGGAAGAACGACCACGCCACCCCCGTCATCGAGGAGTTCGAAGACGCCGGCATCCCGTACCAGGTTGCTGGCGATCTGGCCACGGAATCCGTCGGCGTCGGCACCGTGACCGCCTACCTGAAGGCACTCGCGCGGCCGGAAGACGAAGTGAGCTGGAATCGCGTCCTCCTGATGCGGTACCGGCTCTGCGATGCGGACCTCCGCACGCTCAACGCGGGCGACGACCCGCTCGTGGACACGCTGCGCGAGACGCCGCTCGACGAGTTCGGGGAACCCGACCGCGTCGCAGAGGCCCGTAAGCACGTCACGGAACTCCTCGGCATCCGTGACTCGGCGTCTCTCAGCCACCTGTACCGCGAACTCACGGACATCACGAACATCGAGTGGTATCTCAGCGAACAGGAGCGCCGGGATCTCGCCCAGCTGGAGGACGTCATCGAACAGTACGGGGACAGTGCTGTCCAACCACCGCTCACGCCGGAGTTCATCGACTCGCTCGAACACTACGACTCGCTGTTCGACGAGAGCGGCTCGACACCGACGAGTCAGCCGGACGTCGCCGACGACGCGGTCAACGTGATGACCATCCACAAGAGCAAGGGCCTGGACTTCCCGGTCGTCCTCATCCCGCAAGTCACAGCCGACGAGTGGGCACCGAGTTCACGCACCTACGACGCGCTCGAAACCGGCCTCTCGGACGGGCCGGAGGCGGCGTTCGCCGAGGACTTCGTCACGCGCGACGCCCGCGAAACCCGTCGCGTGTTCCACGTCGGAATCACGCGCGCCGAGGACATCCTCGTGTTGCAGGGAGGACGAGAGGAAGCCGACCCCGACGAAACGCATCCGATGGTAGAGGCAGTCGACGACATTCTGCCATCCCAAACCCCGTGGGGACCGGAGCGGGGGAACCTTCCGATCTGGACCGACGTGCAAGCGTGCCTCCCGGACGAGGCGGTCGACTGGAGCGACACGCTGGCCAGCGAGACTGTCGGGGATATCGGTGGCACAATCAGACACGACGGCGACGAACTCTCACTCGAGGTAGCGCGCGACCGCCTGTTGAACCTCGCGAGGGCATCCATCGACGGAGACCTCACGACGGACGGTGAGCGATCGACGCTCCAGGTCGAATCGTTGACTGGGCCCTCGGCACCGTATCCATCGATTTCACACAGCTACACGTCGCTGACGGCCTACGAGGAATGCCCGCGCAGTCATTACCTCGAGTACGTGGTCAACGCCTTCCCCGACTATCGGAGATCCACAAGCGATGATGGAGACGGCGTGTCACAACGCGATATCGGCGTGCTCTTCCACGACACTGCGGAGCAAGCCGCGAACCAGTCGATTCGTGATCGGGACGTGTGGTACGAAATCTGCGAACGGCTCGCCAGCCAGCGGCGAGCGGAAGACGCACTCCCTGCTGCGAACGCGTGCATCGGCCGGTACTTCGAGTTGGCGTTGAGCGACTACGAGATCGTGGACGCGGAGCGAGAGTTCGAACTCGATCTCGACGGGCACGAACTCGTCGGATACATCGACGCCGTCTACCGGCTGCCGGACGGCGAGTTACTCGTCATCGATTACAAGGCAACTGAACGGTATCGGAACCTGCAGGAGGATAAGCAACTCCCGATCTATCTGTTGGCCTGCCGCGACCTGTACGACGAACCAGTCTCACGCGCAGGCTACGCCTACGTCGGCGATGTCGGCCCGAACGTCGAAACGCGTTCGTTCGACGAATCAGAACTTCGTGCGGTCGAGGACGACGTCGTGAGCAAAATGAATCGGATCTCGAATTCGTCGTTCGGAGAGTATCACGACGGTGAGCACTGCCAGTGGTGTCGACACAATCAGCTTCCGTGTTCCCCAGCATCGCTACGGAGTGACTGA